DNA from Mycobacterium sp. SMC-8:
GTCGGCGGCCGACGGGACGGTGCTGCTGGAACGGCGGTTGTGACCCGGTGCGCGCCGTGCGGTAAGAAGAGGCGTGGCATCCGAACGGCGCGACCCGATCGCCACCGCGCGCGCGAACTGGGAACGCTCCGGGTGGGGGGACGTCGCCGACGGGATGGTCGCGGTCACCTCGGTGATGCGGGCCCATCAGATCCTGCTGGCCCGGGTGGAGACCGCGCTGCGGCCCTACGACCTGAGTTTCTCGCGGTTCGAGCTGCTGCGCCTGCTGGCCTTCAGCCGCACCGGCGCGCTGCCGATCACCAAGGCCTCCGACCGGCTGCAGGTGCACGTCACCAGCGTCACGCACGCGATCCGCCGGTTGGAGGCCGACGGTCTGGTCGAACGCGTGCCGCACCCGACCGACGGCCGCACCACGCTGGTGCGGATCACCGAGCTGGGCCGCTCGACGGTCGAGGATGCGACGGTGACGCTGAACACCGACGTGTTCGCCGACATCGGTATCTCGACCGAACAGTCCCGGATGCTGGCCGAGGCGATCCAGACCCTGCGCCACAGCGCCGGCGACTTCTGAGGGGTCAGCGGGTCACGGGCGGTCGGTGTCCGCAGCGGGGTGGGTGACCGGGGGCAGCGGGATGGTCGCGGTGACCGTGGTGCCGGATCCGGGCCGGGAACGGATGTTGAGCCGGCCGCCGACGATCTCCGCGCGCTCG
Protein-coding regions in this window:
- a CDS encoding MarR family transcriptional regulator, translating into MASERRDPIATARANWERSGWGDVADGMVAVTSVMRAHQILLARVETALRPYDLSFSRFELLRLLAFSRTGALPITKASDRLQVHVTSVTHAIRRLEADGLVERVPHPTDGRTTLVRITELGRSTVEDATVTLNTDVFADIGISTEQSRMLAEAIQTLRHSAGDF